From Streptomyces sp. TLI_105, the proteins below share one genomic window:
- a CDS encoding helix-turn-helix domain-containing protein: MPGGRLTQPERQQIALGLADGLAYAEIARRLDRPTSTVTREVMRNGGPTGYRADLAHRATEQRAHRRKPASPRGTAASPQEHGRDAEAVRAYEETFTTVMMGSGMPKMMARVMASLTLADTGSLTASELAERLRVSPASISKAVAFLDEQGLVRRERDDRRRERYTVDDDVWYQAMTASARSIAQIVDTARQGVTVLGSGTPAGHRLENVARFLDFVSESTARAAEQARAILHSKPPAPGETPTAPGGSGSS, from the coding sequence ATGCCGGGAGGCAGACTCACCCAGCCCGAACGTCAGCAGATCGCGCTGGGACTCGCCGACGGCCTCGCGTACGCGGAGATCGCCCGGCGCCTCGACCGCCCGACCTCGACCGTCACCCGCGAGGTCATGCGCAACGGCGGCCCCACCGGATACCGCGCCGACCTCGCCCACCGCGCCACCGAGCAGCGCGCCCACCGCCGCAAGCCGGCCTCGCCCCGGGGAACGGCGGCCTCCCCGCAGGAACACGGGCGCGACGCCGAGGCCGTGCGCGCGTACGAGGAGACGTTCACGACCGTCATGATGGGCTCGGGCATGCCCAAGATGATGGCCCGTGTCATGGCGAGCCTGACGCTCGCCGACACGGGCAGCCTCACCGCGTCCGAGCTCGCCGAGCGCCTCCGGGTCAGCCCGGCGTCCATCTCCAAGGCGGTCGCGTTCCTCGACGAACAGGGCCTCGTCCGGCGGGAGCGCGACGACCGCCGCCGCGAGCGCTACACCGTCGACGACGACGTCTGGTACCAGGCGATGACGGCCTCCGCCCGGTCCATCGCGCAGATCGTCGACACCGCCCGGCAGGGCGTCACCGTCCTCGGCTCCGGCACCCCGGCCGGCCACCGCCTGGAGAACGTCGCCCGCTTCCTCGACTTCGTCTCCGAGAGCACGGCCCGGGCCGCCGAACAGGCCCGGGCCATCCTCCACTCGAAACCCCCCGCCCCGGGGGAGACCCCTACAGCCCCAGGCGGTAGCGGATCTTCTTGA